In Acidobacteriota bacterium, the sequence ATTGGCTCCTTCATTGGTATTATCCGAACCGTTTCTTAAAAAGCTGTCGGCATCAGCGAGCAGCATTCCTGAAACCGCGACCGCAAAAGCGCAATTGGCTTGATTGCCTGTTCCATCAGTTGCAACACAGGCAACCGTTGTTACACCCAATGAAAAAGTAGCCCCGGAAGGCGGCGAACAAACAACTGATGCGACTGCACAATTGTCGGTTACATTCGGCAGGGCATAGTTCACAACCGTCGAACGCTGATTGATGGCGGCGCTGGCGGTGATGTTCGCCGGGCAGTTTATGGACGGTGGCTGGGTGTCTATTACGATCACGCTAAAGCTGCACATTGCGGTGTTGCCTGCTGAATCGGTTACGCTACAAGTGACCGTTGTCGTGCCTTTGGGAAATGCCGAACCGGAAGGGGGAATACATATCGGCGCGCCAAGGTCTGAACAATTATCCGAAACCGCAGGAAGCGCATAAGTCGTCACCGCCGAGCACTGTCCGACATCGGTTGTCTTCGTTATGTTCATCGGGCAAGTCATTATTGGCAGCGTTGTATCCAGCGACAGCGTCGCTATGTTGGAAGTCACCGGTGGCGAACATGCACCGGTGACTACAACATCATAAGCACCTGCGTTGCCATTTGAAATCGCGCTCAATGTGAGCGTAGCTGTCGTCACACCGGAGAGGTTGCTTCCATCGGTAAGATTCAAGCCATTTTTTCGCCACTGATAGGTCAAACCTGTTCCTGATGCAGTAACCGAGAAATTGACGGATGTGCCGGAACACACATTGGTTAATGAAACCGGTTGACCGCTTATCGAAGGCGCGCGATTTCTTGTGATAATGACTTCGTCGCTTGATGAGCCGCAATCGCCATTGGCAATCGTCCAGCGAAATACATTGTCGCCGTAACCGAGATTACTCATCACGGTTGTCGGATTGTGCGGTTCGTCAATGGTTCCCGAACCGCTCACCAGTGTCCACGTCCCAGTGCCAACGATTGCCGCATTAGCCGCCATGGTCGCTCCCGGCGCTTCACAAGCAATTTGGTCTGCGCCGGCATTTGCCGTTGTTGGCGTTTGATAGCGCGTGATTAACACATAATCAATCGAGACGCCGCACGAGCCGTTGCTGATGCGCCACTGGAAAAGATTTGCGCCATAGCCTAGCCCAGTCACGGTTGTCGCCGGACTGCTGGGGTCGGTTATGGTCGCCGAGCCACTGACCAATCCCCATTCACCCACACCTGCGGTTGGCGTATTGCCGGTCAGCGTTGCCGTCGAGGTTTCGCAAAAACTCTGGTCGAGACCAGCGTCTGCGGTTGTCGGCGTTTGATGGCGAATGATAGCGACGATGTCGCTGTTTGAACACAATCCATTAGTGACCGTCCAGCGAAACGCATTGCTGCTATAACTGAGATTAGTAACCAGGGTGTTGGGATTGAAGGGGTCGGCGATGATGCCTGGACCATCAACCACCGTCCACATCCCTGTGCCTACGGTTGGCGGTGTGGCAGCCAGCGTTGTTGAAGTCGCCTCGCAAAAGACCTGGTCGGGTCCGGCATTGGGAAGCGCGACCGCAGCTTGTACGGTAAAATTCTGCGACACCGAGGCTAGCGAACAACCCGATTTATTTACAGTTCCGGTGATGGTGTAATTACCGGCAGCCAGTCCCATAAGCGTTATGCTCAAATTGGCGTTTGTGCCTAAACTGGGACTCGGCGTTGTGCCACTGAGTGACCAGTTGAAAGTGGCATCGGACAGATTATCGCCGGTAACTGTCAAGTTGATGAATTGCGATTGATCTTCACAAAAATCGGGCACGCTACCGGCAATGGAAAGATTCGCCGGGCATAAGACCTCGGCAACTTTCGCAACGAAAGCATCAATCGATCCACCGCGCGCCGCTTGCACGGGATTAACCGTAGGGTAATTACCAGACAGCGTATAGCCGGTGAGGTAAACGCTGTTCGTATTATCAAGCGCAATGCCTTGCCCGACTTCGGTTGAACTGCCACCCAGAAAACTCGAATAGACCAGAGCCGACCCGGACGGATTCAATTTACTGATAAACGCATCAGGGGCACCGCCATTGGCTGCTTGAAACGGCAATACCGTCGGAAAATCAGACGAATGTGTAAAGCCAACGATATAGGCATTGTCGCTGGCGTCAAGCGCGATGTCCTCTCCTTCGTCCTGAGCGTTGCCGCCAAGATAGGTCGAATAGACGAGCGCGTTGCCGCTCGCGCTCATCATGGTGACGAAGCCATCATAAAAACCGCCGCCATAAACGGTTTGCAAGGCTCCCGCAGTGGTGACGAAATTGGCGGAAGCAGTTTGTCCGGTTACTAAGGCATTGCCGGATGCATTGACTGCGATGCCCGAACCTTGCTCTTCCAGATTGCCGCCAAGATAGGTCGAGTAGATGAGCGACGATGCGCCCGACAAATTCGTATCCAACTTCGTAACAAAAGCATCGAGAAAGGCGCTGCCAAGACTCGCTTGAAAAGCGTTGAGGGTTGGGAAGGTAGTCGATTGCGTCATCCCTGTGACATAAACTTTGCCGGATAGGTCAACGACCAAGTCCGTGCCCTGATCATAGCTGTTGCCTCCCAGATAAGTTGAGTAAGCGAGCGCCGAACCGTTTGGGTTGAGTTTGGTGACAAAACCATTGTTGTTGAAATCACCCGGATAGTTTTGCAATTGATTGACTAAAGGAAAATTGCTTGACCGCGTTTCGCCCGTCAAATAGGCATTGCCGGAGGAATCAAGCGCAACTGCCCAAGCCCGGTCATCATTGGCGCCGCCGAGATAGGTCGCATAAACGAGCGCATTACCTGTGGAATTGAGTTTCGCCACAAACCCGTCACCAAAATTTGCGCCGCCGTTGAAGACCGTTTGAAGAACCCCTGTGGTGGTCGGAAAATTGGTGGATTTGGTGTTGCCGGTGACGTAAGCTTGACCGGTTGCATCGACAGCGATATCCATGCCTTCATCGAAATTGTTGCCGCCGAGATAAGTGGAATAAATCAGTGTATCACCGGCGGGACTCAACTTAGTTACGAACGCATCAAAAGGAGCGCCGCCAGAACCTGTCTGTAACGCGCCGGATGTGATGGGGAAATTCAGCGACGCGGTTCTGCCGGTGACATAAGCGCTGCCGGATGCATCCACGGTGATGCCGTTACCAATCTCTTCTCCGTTGCCGCCTAAAAAAGTTGAATAGACCAGAGTGGGGTCGATAATCAAGGGTTGCGAATGGTCATAATCACCAACTTGAAAACCAACGCGGTTTTCAGCCATTAAAACAAACCCGCCGGCAATCTCGCGCTTCATTCCATCTACTTCCTGATAGATGAAGGGTTTGGGTTGTCGCAAGGCTCTACCGCTCACCTTCATGGTCAACTCGCCCTGCGCATTGATGCCGATTTCATTTGCGCCTTCAAAAGCCAGCATAATGGTCTGCGGATTCACGCCGGGAGCCACGATAAAATCGTATTCCAATTGTCGTTGATTGCCGTAATAAATCAGGTCTATGCCGGGATAGATGCTGGTGTAACGCACCTGCGCATAGTGAGGCACATCGGTAATCCAGGCTTGTCGGGTTTTGCCCAACAAATAATTCGATTTGCCTGGCTGTCGCGTTTCGCCGGATGCCGGAGGGTTGCGGCGCGCGCCGATGAGGGTCATTCGCAAAACTGCCGCGCCAGCGTCATTCGATTGGTCAACTGCTAATGGCGTGAGGGGGGAAGCGCGCTTGACATCTGCAAATTTCAACACTGCCGCTTGCGGACAAAGAAACAATCCGTAACCATTGCCGCGAGCCAGAAAATTTACCTGCTTATCGGTTTGACCGTGATTGGCTTCAAAGCTAAGCGGCAGGTTGCCGAAGTCTTGTACAGGCTTTGCGGTTGAAGGGTTCAGGTCGCCTGGTGGTTGAAGCGCATCAAGGCGAAGTGAATTTTTCATCCAGGCGCTTTGCCTGACCAAACCCAGGGTGACAATCAATGCCGCCGCCGCCAACGGCAATACTACAGAGCGAGTTGAAAATGATTTCATGAGACCTCCCGTCAATGGTGAATTCGATTGCTTATTTATTTAATGAAGGTTGTTGAAAAATGCTCCGCCCTTTGAAGATTTTTTGCGGATGGTCAGGCGATGAAAACCAATGTGGAGTCAGGGACTGAAGTTTGCGCGAGGCTGAAAGTAAACCTCGGTGCGAGCCGAATGGGTTTATCGTTTGCTCACGGTGAAATAATAATCCCGCGCCAGTTCCATTGAGGTTTTGTCCTTGCCAATGAGCGTTACTTTATAGGTGGTTGCGGTGAAATAGTCGGCGGCAAGTTTGAAGGCAATGGTTTTGCCCGCGCGTAACCCCGACAATTCTCGCCGTTGTTCACCTTCGGTGGTTTGAATGATGACGCGATAGTTTCCAATTGCTCCTTCACCCTCAATAGGCAGGGTGATTGAAACAAATTTCGCCTTACGTGGCAATTGTACCTGGTCTGGTGGATTTGAAGAGCGCAATGTCGGCGTCAGTACCCACGCCGCGACCACGGATGTTGCCAGTTGCAGGCGGGCAAACCGTTGCGCTTGTTCTTCGTTTATTTTTTGTTCGATGCCGAGTTGTTCTTCCAGTTGCTGGAGGCGCGCAAGCCTTTCAGAGCTTTGTAAATTCCGGTCTTGTTGCTCTGCCACTTCTTTTTCAAGGCGTGAAAGCGCGGTGCGCAACCTCTGATTATCGCTGCGCAACTCGCGGATTTGCATCAACAGAGATAGCAACCCGATGGTCAGCAAAACCGCACCGGCAAGCGCAAGATATGATATTGCCACTTGCGCTTGCCGCCCAGACTTAAAAAATAGTTGCCACCGCGAAGCCGATACCGGCGCATCTTCGGTTAAGGACTGTCGGGCAAGCGCGCGCTGCTGGTCAGTAAATTGCAGCAAGGCGCGGGCGACCGCCAGTTTGGGTTGGGCGTCGGGCAAATGGTTCAAATAATCCTCAAATGCCCGCCGGTCTGTTTCATCAAGAACACCGCGCACATATTTATCAAACAGTTCGTTTTCAACATCGAGCAGTTCGGTGAAAAAATCATCATCAGTAAAATAGCGTTCAGCTAACGTCGCGCGTTCCGCTTCCGACAATTTGTCGAGCAGATAGCTGATTAAGATATCCCGATCCGGCAATTGCTTTTTCAATCTCTTAGCCCTTCCAAAGGATTAATGATGATTTGAGAAATTTGCTCTGCCATCCGCCAGTTTATTCAAGACAACCGGCGATACAACTTTCCAGTTTTCGCCTGATACGCATCGCTGTTTTGGTCAATTTTTTTACCGGCATCCGCAAACTGTCTGCCATTATTTTTCGATTGCGCAAATCATCGCCCGGTTTCATCCCTGCATAGTATTGGATAATCAATGCGCGCTCAAACTGTGAGAGGTTTTGCAGGCAATGCTCTAAGCAAAGCTGGCGCGCTTCGGTTTGCGGGTCATCGGGAATGGGTGGGTCAGGGGTGGTTTCATCGAAAGGCGTTTCTTGGCGATTTCGGGATTCTCGTTTTTTCTCTTTGGCAACGCGAAAGGCAATGGCATAGACATAGGTTTCCGGTTTGACGTTGATGACCGTTCCTTTGGCAATCGCTTTGACCAGACGAAAGAGGGTTTCATCGACTGCATTTTCAACATCCGGACACCGTTCGGCAGCAAAAAACCGGATCAATTTCTGGCGAATGGCAATCAACCATTCTTGAGTGAGGAAGGGGATGTCCATAGCGAGATTTCAAATTGTCTGTTCACCGTTCAATCATCAGTTCACAGCCATTCGCCTTGCAGAATAAAGGCGCTCCAGAAGTAAGGGGCGCGATATTGCGAATTTTGCCTGATCGCCAGTTGCGCGCGTCGCAACGCCGCCGCCGGGCGCAAGCGTTCACTGCCCAATATGCCTTCATAAAATTTCTGCATCAATTCTGCGGTTGCGGCTTCTTCAACTTTCCATAAACTCGCCAGCACACGCGGCGCTCCGGCGTACATAAACCCGCGCGTCAGTCCAATCAACCCTTCACCTCTTACAAACTTTCCCAGAGCCGTTTCGCAGGCGCTCAGAGAAACCATTTCGATAGGCAATTTCAGATTGTAAATATCTCCGAGTCTCAGAATGCCGTTCGGAAGCGGGCGACCTTCGGGATCAACCAGCGACAGTAGAATGCCCGAAAGTTCGGGGTATTCGGTGTCTAAAAGTCCGTGCGTAGCGAAATGCACAAACCGATATTTTCCTAACTCGCCGCTCATGATCGTTTGATAATTAACCGCAAAATCAAGCGCGATTTTGCGCTCCGTTTCCGGCACCAGTTGCGCAATGGCGAGCGCCTCTTTGCGCGAAAACGGCAATCGCGCCAACGGTTCGCCGGCTTCAATCATTCTGGTGCGCGTCAGGTAATCTTTTATGACCTGATGTGCCTTTTCTTCATTGTCGGATTCCTCATCCTGACCGGGCGCAGCCTTGACCGTTGATTTTGCGGGTCGCGTGATGCGCACATCGGTCGCTTCAAACACCGGGTCGGCAAAAACCGCAATGGTTTTTACCGGGGCTTGGCGTTTTTCATTATCCTGCCTGAGCAAAGCGAGCGTTGAAGCCGATGGCAAATTGACAATTTCATGATCGATAATTAGCGGTCGGTAGCCGGTAGCCGGATGCTTAATTATCTGCAATTTATTGAGAGCCGGTTTGCTTTTGCTCTTTCGGGCACGGACTGCCGGCAGCCAGTCACCGCCTCCTGACAATTGGCTATCGCCTCGCGGAGCAGGCAAAGCCGCAAAAGGGATATATTGCAAAAAGCCATCGCTGACAATGACCAGGCGTTTATTGCCGATTAAAGAGGCGACCGGCGCAAGAATCAACCGGCTCAATTTCGCAGCCGCCAACATATAATCGCCATCGGCTCTGGTCAGGCGCTTCGCTTTTTGTACGGACGTTTCGCCGGCGACCTTTCGCGTCCGTTCAGTCAATAACCGATAAACCTGCCGCGCCGTATCTTCAATCACTGAGCGTTTCGGCAAGGCGAAAACCTTGACCGCATCCGGCGTCACCGTCCACACAAAACTTTGTTGGTCGCCCAACGCATACTCCAAAAGCAGGGTATCGGCATCAAGCAACTGCTGAATTTCCGCAGCTCCAAGCGTTTGTGCTTGGGTGATTGCCGCATAATGTGGACTCGTCGCGCGTATCTTCGCTTCGACTTCCTGATATTCCGAATTCAGCGTTTCAAGTTCGTCATTCAACTTCGCAAGTTGCTCTGGTGTGTGGTTGCCGTTGAGCAATCGCAACCGTTTATCGGTCTTGGCAGTAAGGGTCTGTTGCAAAAATCGCTCACGCTCAAGCAACCTCGCATCAACCCCTTGACGAATATCGGCGCGGGCTTCGCTGAGGAGTTCAAGCAGGCTGCGCGCCCGCGCCCGCTCGCTGACTTGCAAAGCCAACGCCTCATAACCTGCTGAGGGAGCTTGTTGGTACATCCGGATGAGCAGGTCAATATAAAACTCGAAATACTCGCGCATTGCACCAAAATAAGCGGCGCGTAGTTCAAGGATGCCAATCTTCACGCGCAGAGATTCCGTGCGCTCAAGCGCCGCTTCAATAAGCTCACGGGCTTCCATAAAATTACCGCTACCACGCTCAATATTGGCTAAACGCAGCAGCGTGTTTGCTTCTGATTTAGCGTCGCCAACTGCTTGATTGAGCGATAATGCTTGATTGCAAAAAGCCAATGCCTGCTCTTTGTCGCCGAGTAATTCATAGATATAACCGATGTTCGTAAGGATGTAGGCTTCGCCCCCGACATCTCCAGCAGTGTGCATTAATGCCAGCGCTTGTTTGTTGTAGGCTAAAGCCTCTTGCGATTTACCCTGATAGGTATAAACCCAGGCGATATTGTGAAGAACATAAGCAACGCCTTTGGAACTGCCCAACTCGCGATTGAGCGCTAACGCCTGCTCATAACAACTCAAAGCCTTTTGTGGTTCACGCAACGTCAGGTAAGGCACCCCCATGCTAATCAGCGTAAATGCCTCTCCAGCGCGATCACCGATGGCACGTGTAATTGGCAACGCCTGATTATAGTAGGTGAGCGCCTTTCGACTGTCTCCTAAAGAGTTGTATAAGACACCAATTTTAGTAAGGTAGGTGGCTTTTTCTCGGCGATCATTGGTGGTCTGAGAAAGCGCTAAGGCTTGGGCATAATAATCCAAAGCCTTCTGTTTTTCGCCCAACACATCATAAGCTGCCCCCAAACTCCCTAGAATCGCTCTTTGTACAAGGGGGTGTTTTAACCCTTTGCAAATTTGTAATGCTTGAAAATAATAATCCAGTGCCGTCTGCATTTTTCCTAAATCCGAATATAGCCATCCCACCTGCTGAAGCGCAGAGGCTTCTCCTATGAGGTCATTTGCTGCTTTGAAAAGTGTGGCTGCGATTTTAAATTTTTCTATGGCGCTTTGTAATGCTTCCGCATCGCCTTTACGGCGTAATTGATTGCCTTCCAACTCTGCCATCTGCGCTACAAGTTTCCAATGATCGCGTTCGGTTGCTTCGTGCAACTCCTCAATATTTGCCTGATACTTTCCACTCAAGGCATTTTGAGAACTTGGGCGAATCACCAACCGGCACTCACCGGAAACCTTGGTAATCATCGAAACCATTTCACGTCCCAGTGTCTGGTTGGAGGCATCGGTCTCAATTACTCTTTCCCCACTGGGAGTAAAGAGCGCGACCGTTACATCTATACCGCGTTGTTCAACGATAATTCGGACGTACTGACCAGTAAGTACA encodes:
- a CDS encoding SBBP repeat-containing protein; amino-acid sequence: MKSFSTRSVVLPLAAAALIVTLGLVRQSAWMKNSLRLDALQPPGDLNPSTAKPVQDFGNLPLSFEANHGQTDKQVNFLARGNGYGLFLCPQAAVLKFADVKRASPLTPLAVDQSNDAGAAVLRMTLIGARRNPPASGETRQPGKSNYLLGKTRQAWITDVPHYAQVRYTSIYPGIDLIYYGNQRQLEYDFIVAPGVNPQTIMLAFEGANEIGINAQGELTMKVSGRALRQPKPFIYQEVDGMKREIAGGFVLMAENRVGFQVGDYDHSQPLIIDPTLVYSTFLGGNGEEIGNGITVDASGSAYVTGRTASLNFPITSGALQTGSGGAPFDAFVTKLSPAGDTLIYSTYLGGNNFDEGMDIAVDATGQAYVTGNTKSTNFPTTTGVLQTVFNGGANFGDGFVAKLNSTGNALVYATYLGGANDDRAWAVALDSSGNAYLTGETRSSNFPLVNQLQNYPGDFNNNGFVTKLNPNGSALAYSTYLGGNSYDQGTDLVVDLSGKVYVTGMTQSTTFPTLNAFQASLGSAFLDAFVTKLDTNLSGASSLIYSTYLGGNLEEQGSGIAVNASGNALVTGQTASANFVTTAGALQTVYGGGFYDGFVTMMSASGNALVYSTYLGGNAQDEGEDIALDASDNAYIVGFTHSSDFPTVLPFQAANGGAPDAFISKLNPSGSALVYSSFLGGSSTEVGQGIALDNTNSVYLTGYTLSGNYPTVNPVQAARGGSIDAFVAKVAEVLCPANLSIAGSVPDFCEDQSQFINLTVTGDNLSDATFNWSLSGTTPSPSLGTNANLSITLMGLAAGNYTITGTVNKSGCSLASVSQNFTVQAAVALPNAGPDQVFCEATSTTLAATPPTVGTGMWTVVDGPGIIADPFNPNTLVTNLSYSSNAFRWTVTNGLCSNSDIVAIIRHQTPTTADAGLDQSFCETSTATLTGNTPTAGVGEWGLVSGSATITDPSSPATTVTGLGYGANLFQWRISNGSCGVSIDYVLITRYQTPTTANAGADQIACEAPGATMAANAAIVGTGTWTLVSGSGTIDEPHNPTTVMSNLGYGDNVFRWTIANGDCGSSSDEVIITRNRAPSISGQPVSLTNVCSGTSVNFSVTASGTGLTYQWRKNGLNLTDGSNLSGVTTATLTLSAISNGNAGAYDVVVTGACSPPVTSNIATLSLDTTLPIMTCPMNITKTTDVGQCSAVTTYALPAVSDNCSDLGAPICIPPSGSAFPKGTTTVTCSVTDSAGNTAMCSFSVIVIDTQPPSINCPANITASAAINQRSTVVNYALPNVTDNCAVASVVCSPPSGATFSLGVTTVACVATDGTGNQANCAFAVAVSGMLLADADSFLRNGSDNTNEGANERLRIQSSGNNRAVVRFDLSDIPTTGLQSATLVLNIAENSDNWGANGRLVDAHRLLVEWAEGNGRNDVMAGGGTSVRGSGEGVTWNCAEDTDIHNHNDDCASPWNGGTYAPATASANLHINNQTGEVTWNVTADILAGAGNGWLIKKQVESQNGQVRYYSREGAALTGNSTLAPRLILVYMP
- a CDS encoding CHAT domain-containing tetratricopeptide repeat protein, giving the protein MRDLQRQPAQWLNHQFPHQVWQRVLIFIGFLLCLFCVSGYGQQPNESRSDALTYGKPVERQLAATQVHSYSIPVLTGQYVRIIVEQRGIDVTVALFTPSGERVIETDASNQTLGREMVSMITKVSGECRLVIRPSSQNALSGKYQANIEELHEATERDHWKLVAQMAELEGNQLRRKGDAEALQSAIEKFKIAATLFKAANDLIGEASALQQVGWLYSDLGKMQTALDYYFQALQICKGLKHPLVQRAILGSLGAAYDVLGEKQKALDYYAQALALSQTTNDRREKATYLTKIGVLYNSLGDSRKALTYYNQALPITRAIGDRAGEAFTLISMGVPYLTLREPQKALSCYEQALALNRELGSSKGVAYVLHNIAWVYTYQGKSQEALAYNKQALALMHTAGDVGGEAYILTNIGYIYELLGDKEQALAFCNQALSLNQAVGDAKSEANTLLRLANIERGSGNFMEARELIEAALERTESLRVKIGILELRAAYFGAMREYFEFYIDLLIRMYQQAPSAGYEALALQVSERARARSLLELLSEARADIRQGVDARLLERERFLQQTLTAKTDKRLRLLNGNHTPEQLAKLNDELETLNSEYQEVEAKIRATSPHYAAITQAQTLGAAEIQQLLDADTLLLEYALGDQQSFVWTVTPDAVKVFALPKRSVIEDTARQVYRLLTERTRKVAGETSVQKAKRLTRADGDYMLAAAKLSRLILAPVASLIGNKRLVIVSDGFLQYIPFAALPAPRGDSQLSGGGDWLPAVRARKSKSKPALNKLQIIKHPATGYRPLIIDHEIVNLPSASTLALLRQDNEKRQAPVKTIAVFADPVFEATDVRITRPAKSTVKAAPGQDEESDNEEKAHQVIKDYLTRTRMIEAGEPLARLPFSRKEALAIAQLVPETERKIALDFAVNYQTIMSGELGKYRFVHFATHGLLDTEYPELSGILLSLVDPEGRPLPNGILRLGDIYNLKLPIEMVSLSACETALGKFVRGEGLIGLTRGFMYAGAPRVLASLWKVEEAATAELMQKFYEGILGSERLRPAAALRRAQLAIRQNSQYRAPYFWSAFILQGEWL